ATCGAGTGTTAAAGAAAAGTCAAATATTTCCATGTTCTGTTTAATTCGATTTTTAGTTACCGACTTTGGTATTGGCGCAACTCCATGTTGATACTGTAAGAGTGAattgtaacatatatatatgcgtagagttttaattatgtaaaaaagcttcatagttttttttattacataccaCATATCGAAGCGCTACTTGCGCAGgagttttattgtatttttgtgcaatttgCAGCACCACGGGACTATctaatctatttttaacaCCTGATGCATTTCCAGGTTGTCCCAAAGGAGAATAACCAGTTACCGTAATATCATGTTTCTTGCAAAAATCTACTAATTTCTCTTGGttcacatttatattaacttcgATCTATGTCAAAATTccttgatattaataataagtcaCGTCAAGCTTCTCAAAATATTAACGAACGAAACAAATACAAACGATTTAATCAGTTAAATACTGTAAAAACTGATAGGAAGTGTGATAATTATGAAACAATTTAGACATTAACGCATACCTGATTGTTAACTGGCGCAATTTTGGCAGATTTAAGTAGGCGGCTTATTTGTTCAGAGTTAAAATTGCTGATTCCGATACTGCGAGTTAATCCTTGGTTAACGCACTCTTCCATTCCCCTCCATGTTTCCAAATAATCAGTATCCGATCCCACAATGTCTCCATTAGCTTTTGTAGGCCACGGATCATCTCCATCCTAGAAAAGaccttttaaataaatatcatggaaatataataatgcagcTATTTGTGTTTCTTACCTAAATTGTTATTCTTgctcaattttataatttttcgtaCTTTATGAAAAGCGTGTAACTTTTGACACTTGGTCCAgtcaacaaaaataaacaaattacatatttcttgTGATTGCTTTATGCTTACCTTGAAAGCAAATGGCCAATGAACCAAATAAAGATCTACATAATCTAAACCAAGATTAGCCAGTGATTGTTTGCAGGATGGAACAACGAGTTCCTCCTTATGGAAATTATTCCACAACTAGAAAGAatcaaaaaacaaatattcatttaattaaataattataattaagtatTAATGGTACAGCAAATgcctattttttttaatttattgaacttTTAAAGGATAAACAagattctaaatatttaaattgtatttaatgctATATTTTGATCTGACCTTAGTAGTAATAAATAGATCTTCCCTCGTTACGGTACCATCATTGATTTTTTCACGCACAGCTTCTCCAATTTCTTTCTCATTGCCATAAAAGAAAGCTGTATCAATATGCCGATATCCCAAATCTATCGCATCTTTAACAGCTGTTTTCACTTCTCCCCTCTCGGactattttttgcaataaaaaaaaaagagaaaatataattgtacatattaatatcttaatcGAAGATAAAAGCTAAAAAATTCCGagttatattatacattttgatttcaaataaaatacgcACAAGTGTTttgattgtaatttttatgcgcAATCATCGCTCGTTCGATTGCTAAAAAATACTTACTTTGTAAGTGCCGAGACCCAACATCGGCATTTTATGCCCGTTAGAAAACGTAACTGTCGGAATTTGAGCCATTGTGATTTTTGATAGGTGCTCAGAAATTCAAGAGCCGGAATAAATAACTGTAACAAAACTTCAAGTTGATTAGTGAGTGATTAGGTAACTTTTAAATGTGACATTCAATATCGTAAATATGTGATTCTCGAATCGAGAATGCAAattattgcgataaaaaaacacattaaactcttattttatgtaaaacacTCTTAAACCGTTTATTATTAAGAACCGATTTTTCCAACGTCTTGAAAAGCTGCCTCTTTCCAACTTCTTGAAAAAATCGGTATTCCACCAAttacctattaataaatattagtccTTACTCAGTGGTTGGAATATCAAGTAAAATTACCTATCATCACTTGGTGATCGCAACGCTCGTGAACattatctatctttctttaactttcgatgaaaaacaaagataaaatgattccACAAGCGTTGCGATCGCCAAGTGGAATGTACTTTAAGAAGTTGAAACAACCGGACCAAACAAATTAAACGAATATACCATTTTGTAAAAGCgagaatattattgatttaccGGAAATGCTTGAAACCGTCCAAAATTAGATAATTTGTCTCATTTCCCGTTAAGTATGacactaaaaattttacatacctATGCGTATTAATATCCACTCTGGATTACAGCTGACTGCAACTAAAGTTCTACGCTGTGCCTACGTGTAGCGACTGTTCCTGTTATTCAACGTTATGCTATTTATTCAATGGATATTATATAATCCGCTATAACTCAATCATCGTACAAGTTTTCTTATCAATTGGCAGTAAAAAGTGACGCTTTATAGAGAAAGCGAGATAatgattgataaaaattataacctAGTCATTATTTGCAATCATTTATTGATCatttatacaaggtgtcctaAAACAACCTAGTAATTTTAGCAGGGGCGTATTTAACGTCGGTGCAACCGGTGCGATGCACCGACGGGCTCCGGGATCCGTGGGCCCCTGGTACGTGGTgaacatttatgaatttttatgattttttttttttaataaagaattataagggaataacacattttaaatgtggcactcaaatatttttgtatgaaaatacTCGCAATACTTGGGAACCGAAAACTGTGGGAGAACAAGAGAGGAACAAAATCTAATGATCAACTAGCGCTCGGAAAGAAGTGATTTgactgttttattttatttacacctTGCACCGAAGCTTTAATGGTCTTAAGAACGCGTCTGAATTTTAGGTGTCCTAACTGTCTACTTTTTAGTGcagaattgattttttcataattttccagttataaactattaaaagctattaaaagaagagaaatttTCACGAACTTtggctattttatttatcacaaaatctATAgacattcaaataaataacaaaattgttttttaattaatctcagaaaaaattttcttaataaaattttaatgtaaggCTTAATAATCCAGACAGCACATAGATGTTTAATAGATGACTAAAAGATGCCCCACTAAAAGTTATCTTGTGGCTTTAACTTATaagatatctaaaaaaaaacgtctaattttaaaaaatctaaaaaaatatctaattttagacatcttttagtcgttttttagttttatgtGTCTGGGAAGATTGCATTAAgctttataaagataaaatagaaattaatatatatatatatatcgatgtTTTCCTTAAAGAAACTTGGACTCCAAATTGGTCAAAGAATCTTATTAACCACATCTGATGATTAAGATACTTTAGAATAACACTTactatttttgcatctttttttactaatttttcaTACATCACATATCTAATCTTAGATTAGATAACTCACAGCGAgtaaatgttgaaacatatgatAATAGTTCTTTAatggtaaatttttaaacatgaaATCCATCAATGTCTAAAGaatatccaatattttttaaatgtttttaaaatgtcttttaaatacggttttgtttttttgaaagaaattattgtaatattcatgtatttctttaaaactCCAAATGGAAAGGATAGCCTTTACTTCCTTGACAcctgaaaataagaaattgattaaTCAGCCGTTTGTAACTTGCTGTTAGGATTTCATAAGTAatcaatttactttttaaaatatgcgtCAAATTTgtcgataattataattttctctgGAGTtaacttgaaataaaaaatgttaatccTGTTGATATTCTGTTCAACACGTTCCTTAGAGATAAAGATTGGTATGATAtcaatgttaatatatttgtaacgtCGAATTCCTGTTAAAAAACTATGTTCttgctatttattattatattcgatCCAACATCATTGTCtcatataaaacaattaatatctaCTAATATATCTTACCAAAAATCTTAGAATAACTTGTGGAGTTTTTTGCTGTATTCAGTTCCAATGCTTAAAATTTCTGAAGCATAACTATTGAATCACCAGATTTAGCATAACTAGGCGATCCAAACATGCTATAAGCTGTGAACTATTGTACAGAATTTGTACAGAACTCTCTCAATTTCTTCTAATTTAGATTCGGATCGCATTCTATCTGATTCATTACTGGTTTTATCTGAGCAATCGATAAGATGCGATTAATCTGCTTGCAATTGAAATTGCTGAGTCAAATGCTTTTTCTTAAGCTTAATATCGTACATTCCTGTTGATGTAATCCTCTTGTCCAAACAGGGAATTGCTTTTCTTCTCGATTGGTTTTATTCCTTTGGTATTGTCCTAAAATGATTGTAATGTAAACGATGGCGATTTTCGTCATTTAACGTAATTCTAACTTGCTCTCTAATTGTGTTTGGAATACAAATTGCTGCatactatatttatttgttttatcgcGTTCTTTTCTTAAACTCCTACTTTTACGCTCGATATGAAGCGACGAATCAGGATCTTTAGTGTTACAAATATATCGATAATGCAAAGATATGATAACGTCGACACTATTTGCAATCGTGATTGTGCATCTTTTCTTAAGAATTATtgcacattattattatagatttgGAGATTGACTTTACCATATAAGACATACATACATTGCCGTTTATGAAATGTATTCCACAactaaatatatcattaattttattaatatttcgtaaataaaTCACGATGTAACAACGTAAACGATATACCTTCGTATGAAAAGATCTCCtctttttatgatttttttgcaaacttcTTGCGTAAGGCTGATTTCCTTTTcattttgatatacataagCACAATCGAAATGTTGATATCCTACATCACATATAACTTGCTCAATGACCTTTGGAAGAatcctaaaataatattaaaattttttatttttgagagATTAGAAGATTAAAATGActacaatctttaaatttaactaaatttttgattagaaagatttatttttttaaccattATAAGCTTTATTTAAGCGAGtataattttactaacaaTCGCAAACCTTTGTATTATTATCAGTAAATTTTCTCTCGCCAATAAACTGACACCAATGATCCATTTTAATAAGtgagttaattttttgtgcTTACTATGTATCAAGTTCAAGTACAAGAATCTTTATAATGACGCCAATGCAACAATTAATCCCAGAGAACCAATTTAGAATTGATATCGCATTACAATCGCTCTAGTTACACGAGTTGTTGTTTATTAAACGATGTGCAGGTTATGCACAAGTTGTGCaacttgttttaataaaaaatttgtttgaataaaaaacacatattttttataattttttcaatgtacTTTTTACTGTTTTTTCTTAACTTAGATATTATAATGGATGTAATTAACATTCAAATGCATAGACACAAGTAGTATTgtggaatttataaaaaaatatcttattgaaaaatacatttgcaataatataaacatttcatATAATGATGtgatatacaaatatgtaagaaatataacttatatatcTCTGTcgaatacaattaatttatgtatcaGCATATaggcaattttatatataaagctaTCCAAAAGTTATTCACATATGTAACATTGTCTTCAATTTGTCAATTTAGAATTGTTCGAAATACAGCAAGTACAAATCATAGCTTCTTAcgtttattattctatttccATTTGTTGTTCTGCCACAGCAGATTtctttttgctatttttattctgatttcTCACTTTCTTCGAAACTTccgttttattttcgagatcTACTCTAGTTCTGGAACGAACACCAGGTCCCCAATTTACAGTGGGATTTTGTTGAAAGCGTGACAAACGTTTTTGCCGGGAAACTGGATTTGCGAGAGGATGCAAAACGAGGGAGATATCTGTCGTAAGCGATGCATTAAGTATCCGTGCAGCTGGGCTATCCTCAGCTAATTTCTCCCTCTTTACAGGATGCTTTTTTTCCCAAGTACGTACGATATCCCATATTACATCATTCGGCGCATTTGTTTTAATGGACAGTTTACACGCATGCGAATATGATACTTTATAGCCTGCATTCAATAACGCTGATCGAAACATCATCATTGGTGGAACGTGGCATCTAACTATGGACATCAAACgatctaatttataatacaaaggAATATCTAGTTCTTCATGTATTACAGTCAAAACACCTTCCATTCTTTTCCATGTACCCAATTCCGTACTCAAATTGCTTAGCAATCGCGATACAAATTCATAATCGTGCAAAGGACCCAACCATATTGGGCCTGCCATGTGTTGACGATGCTGACAGTATTTACATAGTTGTTCTATTGCAGGTGCATTtggtaatttgtaatttttcggAGCTTTCTTCGTCACCAATGATTGGAAATGTATACTTTCACATCCATTACATTGATAGAGCATCCCCATTTTAGTGGCATTTTCTTTACACTTCTCGTGGCTTGTAAAGACCTGAACGAATACTCTAAGATAAAAATCCACGCTTATAGATAACAATGGTACTATGTACCTTCCATAGCGTCCTGCATAGGAGGCAATACATTGCAGTAATATTCTTAACGCTATCTCATGACAAGATTTggattttatagatattgctCCATATTTATAGTAACAAGTTTCCGATACACCAGCTAATACAGCCATATCAGTAGCTGTAACCAAAAGTATACCACCATTGGATACACACTGCACCGCTCCATCCAAATACTTTGAAGGACAACCATATGGATCTAAATCAACTGCATCAAAACGATTTCGCCTATGTTGATACATCAACAACGTAGCATCCTCATGATAAGGTGTTACcaaattttcaactttattaTGCACGACGTTTCGTCTAATGCTTTCTACTGCTTGTGCGGAAATATCATTGGCTACAATCTGTCGTACACCTTCCACTTCCTTAGCATATCGTATGCTGCGTAAGCCAGTTGCAGATAAAGCCTCCAATATAGTGATTCCCTTTAGATTCTCTGTGTTTTCTTCTGTATTGTGTAACGTACTATTTTTATCAGCTTTCTCCGACTTACTTGTTTTTATTCCATCCGTTGCTTTATTCCATCCGTTTGTGGCAAATAGTGACAGCACTGCTACACTAAGATCTCTATTGAACTCTTGAACTggattataaaatactttctcTTTAAACAATATCTCTgcttttccttcttttatgACAGGAGTTTCGTCAAGTTTTGGCTTCTTTATGCATTGCTCATCAGccatattatttgttattaactGCTATTAACGTATATTAactctgaaaaatatataaaaatatatatatatttatgtttagatGTAATAGAGAATCCTGatacgataaattatttttataaaatcaagaaaatgCTTACACACTTAAAAGTACTATATAATACTTATGTGGCACGTTTGActtcaagatatttaatatatttacttgcaataattgaataaactaataattagTCATACTTGTGCTTTACTCGCAGGATATTTTGAAAAGCATGGAAGATTTATGAAAGATTCACTCTGCGTTTGATGTATGATATACGATCTACGAAATGAtattcaatagaaaaatatactttctagaaatttaatcttatactatctaaaaaataaatatattacctaaaaaataaattttctcaatcGGATTAAACGTACATTGAGTGACAAATACAATGTGTACCATCTATTGTTGGGCAGCAAAGCTCCTCGGCAAATATTGCGGCTAAAAAGTGAAACTATAAGCTAAAACAAACATCGAAGAGCAACTGTtggtaagaatatttttttttttgtaatatgcatCACATTagaatagtttttaaaataagcaaagtaaatgatattgttttttctattaaacagctatattcaatgttattttgtatattttctcaaataatataaatatatcaatggaaaaacttgaaaaatgagttacattaaaaaaaataactatgtataaaaaaagcattgtTCTAACATTTATTCATATGATATTCATACACAAACAATGaaacaatcttttatttcttatatctaTAGTTTAATACATGTAGGTTCGCCGCTATTTGACTTCCAatgaactaaaataaatacatcgtCTTATCAAGTCTTCAAATTCAAGACCATCTTCGCACACTTTTCACACGTTCTACACTTATTTTACAAGCTATATATAAGTTGAGAATGAAAAACGTATAAGATATATTTCCATGACATCGagtaaataatcatttttattcgcaaacaaaactttttttttataaaaactaaaaaacatTATCAAATAGTAgtttgaaattttgtaaaagtttttGTCTCCAAGAGTTTTTATCAGATAACTTTAAAACTTGTagtcatatatttattagataactTTGAAACTTGCAGTCATATATTTTGCTAGTATTGGGCAAACCATAAAAACTTAGCATATTAGTATATTTCGATATAACAGAGCATAAATTGTTtggtaaaaatacaaattttacttattagcTGTTCCACCgtgattaataaaagataaaactattactatatttcttttcaaatccTATTACTACTAATTACTATTTATCCTTTCagatgttattaatataaacttgttttaatcataaaacGATATCCATTCATTTTACGACACACTAATGGAGATTTTAAGTGTAACTTCGCCTATATATAATGAACTTCTGGAATATTAAGATGAATCTAAATTGTGAATGATCATTCTTTTGtagaaaacattattttatgtatcagTAAATATTTCCcataatattaagaaaaatattaatcacaaTATGTAGGTTTTTTGATAATCTTGTGTACTGCAATTAcgaaacagttttatttaataaccaTACGATAATTTTAAGCAGTAAATTTCAAATGTATAGCgagtaagaaaaatattttgttctgtatctttttggaataattttatacaaagcaGAAAGATATTGTTGTAAATCTTTCTATCGAAATACATTGCTTTTATTTGTACtaacatattgaatatatagtACATTAAAgcgcaatattttcttctttgcataaaattacaaaaaaaattgcgtgtgcaaattttttttttactcactTTATGTCAATATACGTCATTGATATCCTGGAAATTATTTCTGTATATCTACATTAAGAATGAAGTTAATGATTGACCGGTTTATCACTTTTGTAGAaaacatcattttttacaCATCAACAAATACTATTTGTCTAtgttataaagaaaatatcaacaTTTTTGAGTTTATAGTCCAGATTATTCTGCTCAGCATATAATCAGACGTACTTGTACTTTTCACGCCTCTTTTTCCTGTGTTGGTTTTTTGCAAGGAGATGAAGTCTCATCGTCCTCTGCCTTGCGTTTCTTCCTTACCAAATGCGAAATATCGCTTGCAGGTTTAGACGCACTACCACTTCCGGAAGCCTCATTTGTTTCACCGGCGTTAGAGCATCCATTCATTCTCTCCTCCTTTATCTCCTTAAGCACACCGGCTTCCTTCTTCATATCCTTGATATCCGTGATTTTCTCCTGGATTTCTGGCAGAAGATCCTGCAGTTCCTTGATTTCCCCTTCGACAGTATAGAAGGGATCGTCGGACTGGGATGAGTCGTCCTTCACCGTCTTCAGATGTACGATCTTCGCTTCCAGTAGCGCGGATGCCTGGTTGAACTGTTCGATGCTGGCGTCGAAATTATTCGCCATCGCATACGCCAGTCCGAGCTGATAGTGGATCTCGGCGATCGCACGATGGTCGCGTGGAGTTATCTTCTCCAACAGATTCAAGCAGCCCTTGAAATCGGTCAGCGCACTTTCGTGATTGCCACCTTCCATCGCCACCTCACCCAGAAGTCGATAAGCCTCAGCTAGAGATTTCCAACCCTGAGGTCCGCGTTTGAGTAGCACCAATTTTGCCAGTTCCAAGACTTCCCAAGCGATCTACAAACGGAAATTAAACATCAGGTTCAATTCATTTCATTCGATATCGACCGAAAGTGTCAGTacaatataattctatatcgCGTACCTGTAAATTGTTGACGTCTTCCTCCTCGTTTTCTTTCTCAACGTCTTCCTCTTCTGCCTCATCCCCGTCTTCTTCGTCCCTTTTTCTACTAGTAGAAGCTTCGCCGTTGCGCAAATCGAGATCTCGACTGCAACCGGGAATTTCTTCCTTCTGCACGCtgtttttctcaattttttctttgctatCTACCGTTGCTTTATTGGATTCTTCCGTTTTCTCGTCCTTCTCAACACTTGTGTCTTTTGGATTTTCATCCTCTTTTTCCGTTTCGGGTTCTTGCTTGTCATCTTTGCTACTCGATGTGCTAGGGCTATTTCCTGTGGTACCTTCAGCTCCCTCCTCgctttcttcctcttcctcctcttcacCTTGCTCATCTTGACTGACTTCTTCAGATCCGGGAACACCGCCTCCCAGAACACCCGCCTCCTCGCGTGCCAGACCTAGAAGGGCTCGTCCGTAAAGTAAATAGAGCTCACCCATCTCGTCGCCGGTCTCTCCGTGTTCCTGAGCATGCAGTTCACAGGCCTGGGCTAGGACGACCACCGCCAAGTTGTAGTCGCGCACCAGAAGGTGACGTTTGCCTTGAGAGATAGCCGTCGCGGCGTCCTTGATCGGCATTTCCTCGGAGAGATCCGCCATCTAaacagcaaaataaaaatttttaattgcaaaaaaatctctactgaaaaataaatcctCACGCTTTTTTAGCTCATTCAACATGTAACTGTTGCTTCTGTTCCAATTTTTCTAAGTTTGAGAGAGTTCTTTCGATTAAAAGATACCATATATAAAAACGAGGAGGAAATTGATACAGAAGGTTCTTTCGATTGAAAGATACCATATGTAAAAACGAGAAGGAAACTGATACAGAAGGCACCAACACGACAGCAATGTACCTTTATAAATCGAATAACAGATACGACGAGCTGAtaacgaagaagaagaatgaGGATCCAGAACGCAATTACAAGACACGCATTTACAAGAATTGAAATAGTTCAATCGACtggtattttaattaaagaactcTAAGAGAGTTTCTTCAATCATGAAAGATTGCTGGAATAACTTGTAAACGCAGAAGGATCATGTTTTGCGAGAAATAACGTAAAGTCCGATAAAGCaagttgtaataattaaaataaaatttatctactAGTTGAATTATCGAGTGTAACGTCGAATGACTTTCCATTTGCAGTCATAGCGCAATCCTCCGTACGATACAAGCTTTAATCGTACATTTAATTGTTCGGAAGACGCGGAAAGAATATATGGGGTGATGAGGTGGATATCCGCAGCATCCGCGAGTGGGGGGTGGCGGTTCTCCGCGTCGGTCGATTCGTCGTGACGCTTCGACGCCGCGGAAGGGTGAGGGCGTCCACGTCGCGAGGATGCCGAGAGAACGAGTACCAAGGGCGTACGGTCAGTTGCGAATCGAGGGACGCGAGCGTCGCTTACAGGCG
The nucleotide sequence above comes from Linepithema humile isolate Giens D197 chromosome 4, Lhum_UNIL_v1.0, whole genome shotgun sequence. Encoded proteins:
- the Trm1 gene encoding tRNA (guanine(26)-N(2))-dimethyltransferase, whose protein sequence is MADEQCIKKPKLDETPVIKEGKAEILFKEKVFYNPVQEFNRDLSVAVLSLFATNGWNKATDGIKTSKSEKADKNSTLHNTEENTENLKGITILEALSATGLRSIRYAKEVEGVRQIVANDISAQAVESIRRNVVHNKVENLVTPYHEDATLLMYQHRRNRFDAVDLDPYGCPSKYLDGAVQCVSNGGILLVTATDMAVLAGVSETCYYKYGAISIKSKSCHEIALRILLQCIASYAGRYGRYIVPLLSISVDFYLRVFVQVFTSHEKCKENATKMGMLYQCNGCESIHFQSLVTKKAPKNYKLPNAPAIEQLCKYCQHRQHMAGPIWLGPLHDYEFVSRLLSNLSTELGTWKRMEGVLTVIHEELDIPLYYKLDRLMSIVRCHVPPMMMFRSALLNAGYKVSYSHACKLSIKTNAPNDVIWDIVRTWEKKHPVKREKLAEDSPAARILNASLTTDISLVLHPLANPVSRQKRLSRFQQNPTVNWGPGVRSRTRVDLENKTEVSKKVRNQNKNSKKKSAVAEQQMEIE
- the LOC105670921 gene encoding histone-binding protein N1/N2, which gives rise to MADLSEEMPIKDAATAISQGKRHLLVRDYNLAVVVLAQACELHAQEHGETGDEMGELYLLYGRALLGLAREEAGVLGGGVPGSEEVSQDEQGEEEEEEESEEGAEGTTGNSPSTSSSKDDKQEPETEKEDENPKDTSVEKDEKTEESNKATVDSKEKIEKNSVQKEEIPGCSRDLDLRNGEASTSRKRDEEDGDEAEEEDVEKENEEEDVNNLQIAWEVLELAKLVLLKRGPQGWKSLAEAYRLLGEVAMEGGNHESALTDFKGCLNLLEKITPRDHRAIAEIHYQLGLAYAMANNFDASIEQFNQASALLEAKIVHLKTVKDDSSQSDDPFYTVEGEIKELQDLLPEIQEKITDIKDMKKEAGVLKEIKEERMNGCSNAGETNEASGSGSASKPASDISHLVRKKRKAEDDETSSPCKKPTQEKEA